Below is a window of Brassica napus cultivar Da-Ae chromosome A5, Da-Ae, whole genome shotgun sequence DNA.
TACGAAATTTACTGAGTCGCGAACATATTTTCATATGAGAAGATTCACAGATTGAGGAGAGTGGATGTGCGTCCTACATATACAGTTGCGGCCAGGACATGACTATCTTATATAGCATCCAAAAAATATAACTTGAATTTGTAGTCTTGATTGCATGTTTAACGTACGTAGTACATCGCAATGTCCAAAATTTGGTAgagggtaaaaaaaaaatagaaacaataaTATTGGTAGATGAACAACAGTCTCTCTAGAGATACCCAATAAAATTGGAACAATACCGAAACGACAAAACATATAAGCAGGTCAAAAATATTCTGGTAATTAGAcctattaaattataatattaaatgtcCAGTAGTAATAATTTCATGTTTCCAAAAGATTAAGCatctataaacatttttttcctttAGAAACAGAGGTTTTTCTGTGCGTGGACATTAACCAGAAAAGTAAAATTTATGTGGGCGGGTGAAACACAAATTATTAGTATTCACACGTTGATAAGCAAACAAAAGAGACTCACACTTGTGCCCTAAAAGCATAACCACATGTTGGTCGGTGTCCCCCTGTATCcgaaatatattcatataataaGTTTATAGAAAACTTCTTCATaagacaaaaactaaaatagataTGTTTTCAGTATCAACTTGATAGAAAATGCCAAATAGCATTTATATAACAAACAGAAACCTATAATTTTATGGATCTTTTACTGTGGGCATATATGATTTCATGTCCTCTATGGACTATGGTCGCTTGATATGATTTAGATAGTAtcgttatgttttttttttggtgaacgCAAGTATGGTTGCAGGTGAATATAGAAATATCCTCATCAGACGGATAGGAGAGAAGAATTTGTGCggtgatctattgagaaatatgaacacacaaaatatattaacactaGTTGAGTTTTGGGCTATACTGACGTTTTTAAAAACCTTCCAGAAGTTGCAGTCTCTAAAACCATTAGTTTTACATTGAGAAAAAAGACTCTTTTATAAAAGCAATTCAACTGAAAATAGATAGATGACCTGCAATTTTATAGGTGAAGaattatgcatataaaagaTCTACGTATACAGTATACATATTCGAAACTCATAATATCACATTACTTCAACCTTTTTTATTCTACTTTAGCCACGTATCCCATCGGAAACTCTTTATCATTTTTTGTcaaaagtttttcttaattaatttaattttaatgccgtcgaaaaaaaatattttccttaATTTCTTAGAGCTGCTCATATTATACAGGTTATTTTCCTAAAAAGTTATACATTTCcctttcaataaaaaaatatacaacgtttttctttatttttgtattaattCAAGGGATGGGGATTCTGCATCTGAAAGTTTTTATCTGACTGATCAGATTGATTTGATTCAACTGGGCATTGCATTGCATGTCTTCAATAAGCTCCCCAGTTCTCTGCCCTTTTTTTCCGAAAAACACTTTTATGCCTTTTTCTATGTTCCTGACAAGCTTTTATGCATTCAGAGCTATTGTATACACATTCCTAAATACGGCCACACATgctttcattttaatataattcCTTATTCTtctcataattaatttaattcgtagaactaatattaattttgttaattaagataaatataaaaatataacgtaactaattaaaagtaaaaggtatatatatatacacatatcgGCTTGCTCTGGTACGGGTAGCCAAAAGGCCCAAAACCCGTACTCGTATCgtatctatgttttttttttttgaactcgTATCTATATTTGCATGTAGCTAATTAAACATGTAGCCAAACCTCGGGTCGGGGATATGAAAATTGGGATTGCATCAAACAAGTAATGGGTCAAGCTGATATGCCTATCCCTTAAAAAAAAGCCGactttttttaatgtaattatctatgtttttttttttgagaaaacgtAATTATCTATGCtgtataaaaaacaaaacagcTCTACAAATACAGGCAAAAACAGAGGGCATCTGAAAGAAGCAAGTTGTCTCCTACTGTGTCTTTCCACACTCTTGTCTTTTGCATACGTATTCTCACACTCACCTATGTACGGGCTATTTTATTGCCGTTATAAGTTACATATACGTTCTCCCTAAAAGAAAGAGAATACTATTTTGATTCATGACATCATTGTACACTGAATATACAGCCCATTCCAACGGATCATTTGTACACTGAACAAGATACTCTTTAGCATATCTATATTTTTcatgtatatttaataacatgcaagcatatatatatgtgttagtCTACTCTCATAAATCGTTACGGAGTGACATAGTTACTAGTCAGGAAGGTCAACGTACGTATTTATGAGCAATGGATTTTATAACACACTCACTTGAGTGGTTTCGTGGCTTCGTGGCACACTGAGATGTTTTGGTTCCATTTATAACTGAACTAATTTAGTTACATTCGAAGACTCTTAGTGGCTAGAGTGTGAAGAAGGAAATGAAATTATTAAACCATCCTTTTAATATTTAGAGAGGCTTGAGCAGAAATGTGGACTCGATACCAAGGTGCCCTTAAGAAactaaatatctattttttttttactaaataaataagTAATCTTAACTCACGAGTAAATAGGTCCAAACGGTGCGTAACCCACAGGTAGGCTCGCGTACCAAATTTACAAAAGAGACGAAAGCAAAGGACACAACGACAATTGGAAGTAGTTTCCTCCGGCTAGCAGGATTCGAACTTACAACCTGAAAGAAGGAGTCCACCTTTACCATTCAACCAtgatgttccaaaaaaaaataaaaatatgagagTAAATATCTATTTCTCATCAAATTATTATCAGTTTACAATACCTTCAATCAACCGTgatcaaacatatattttataatatgtatcgGAGTTTATGGTTCATTGGTGATTAATTTGAGGGCGAAGTCCAATATGGTAAAATCATACGGGTTCGAATCCCGGCTaaagaattaaaattttagtatcaCCAGAAATATGATACTGACACATAGATGAATAACGTAGACTGACGTGACGATCCACTTCGGTGGATGTCAGGATATccctaataaaatataaatacaggAAGAGCACAGTTTCATGTTAACTGTCAAATCTAATTAAAAGCATAGAGTGTCCAGTAAAAATTATAGGAGAGTTGcgcgtaaaaaataaaatcgagTGGCTTATCCATTGTAAGCCATGTTTCTCTAACGTAATAAATATCGCAcggtttcttttttcttcttgaatttttttgcacTGTTTCTTCTCCACCTTCGGTTTGGATCGTTCTTCTTAATCAGTCCCGGCTTAAAACTATATTGGACCCTTGGACAAacttttttatgtattataattAGTTAAGTTATAGACCCTTGttgtaaaaaataaacataaatatagaccttttatcattaaatttagttaattttaatATGGATCCATGATATATGACATGTTTACTACGTCCTAGAATCGGCACTGTTCTTAATTagtacattttttcttttttttttcgcgTTGGATCTTTAtgcttattaaaaatatattattcactGATATATGTACCATATCGAAAATCTAACTAAAAATGATTGATAAATTTAccaaatatattgtatttttaaattaaatataagcTATAACATTGTTTTCAGCGATAGTTAATTTGTATTATTGAATTTATTGATcagttttaaaatgatttattattcaATTTATAAACATCAGTTGAAAGAAAAAATCATAATCAAATCATTTCCATAAGTTGTGATCAATATATTCTGATGTAAAAGATATAATCAAGTTTTaagttacacaaaaaaattttttataaaagatacaaatatcTCATGATTTTCTCAAAGGttatattttctctgttttatttttattttaatggttATATACAATAGATATACTTTTGATAAAGATGCTATAAAGTTTTTACGCAGGACATCTATCTTCTGATATAGTactaaattgaatattttagttTCTGATATAgtactaaattatttttttaagttcagTTAATATATAACACTATATTTATGTAGATAAATTTAGATGTCGTAAGCTATAGGCTATATGAATGTAAGAGAATATTATACCATCATCataaaagtttcattttttttcttagtaaTATTATCAGGACTATGATGTCAACTGATTtatcaatatttaattttatcaagttgacaaaaatatcatatttatgacttttttttttgaaaaaaatcagtATTATGACTTACTTATAATGtaacttaaatttattttaaaaaaaaaacttaaattcaTTTTAGGAAACTTAAATTCATTTTAAACCTTTTTAGGAAACTATCTCTACAGAGATTTTAGTCATCTTCAAAACCAAGAAGTTTTGAAATCTTAGTgccaaagaaaaacatattgaTTTCTTTAGCgaaagtgacaaaaaaaatctttttagaCGTTTCTGTTGCATGACGCCAAAATAGCCTGCTTCACGAAGGAAATACAAACTAGTGAACTAGGTAAACGATATGGAAGTGATTGGTGCTGAGAAAAAAtctacaaagttttttttttggtaaaaaaaaatctacaaagttatttatatctacaaatttatttaagaaaaatttaaaactccAATACTTTTATCAGGATGCAAACAATTTTTACTAATGAAGCAGAAGATTTCAATTTTGCGACGTAGATTCTTAGGAGACGTTATTAAGAACTGAATGGTATTTTTACTAGACTAGAAACCATTGTACGAACACATGTCGGGATAATTTTTCATAGAACCCGATCACTAAGCTATCCTAATTATTGCTTTTCAAAAACAAAGAATATTAGTTTAACATTTATTCTTTGATGATTTTATACAGCCGAAAGAGGGATAATCATAACCGAGGGCATCCTCGATTAATTATTTTCGGGTGGACGGTACAATTAATTTGTGTCTCCATATTTCTCACAAACAtttcataactttttttaaacacttttCTATGCATTTCCTCCTTCAATCTTGAGCTTATATCTCTCTTCTATGCAATCAACAATCCATACATTTCATAACttcttatttaatttttctcctacttcaaaataataattgatgAGAGATGTGTTGGAAATCCATTAGTTCAATACTATTGCACCCCCTTTAGAGTTTAAACTTATCATGTAGCGTGGTATTCATTTTAATGTGTCACCACCTTAATTATCACTGATAGGGGAAAACttaatcaattatatttgtGGTAGTTAAGCcatatttatgttaagaaaccTTTGATTTTGGGACAGACTTAGCCGACATTAAAGTATAAAATCACTAAAGACTTGCATCAACCGACTATTAAATTTCACATGGAACTGGATTCCGATTGAGCAGAACCGGCCTAGCCCGTCTGACACAACTGCATTCAAATAACTAGATTGAACGTATTGTTTGCAAGtgcaattttgtttttgtttgttatataAGATTTTGAGCAAATTggacattttaatatattgaaaATGAGATTAGattaataagatagatagacCAGATTAATATGGATAACCCATAGATAACTTTTTAATGGTATCATTACCGTAAATTTATTACTTTTTCTGTTTCACAAAAatacatgttttagaaaaaaaattatttgaaaatatacatatttgtattttcaatatatatcttattaaataataataattaattgtaaactttaaaaagaataattaattttgttaaatttttatggtttaaaattatGGGAAATAGAAAATCACAGAATATGCacttataactaaaatttaatatgtatgaaaattttaaaatatgtattataaacagaatgattatttttttgtctcaaAAATAACATGCATATAATTAATGAATggcaaatcaaaacggataaggAGTACTGTAAACTTTTGTACACATTCTATGACTGTCCCTACTGGGCAATGCTCAAATATGATTTGCTATATCTTCCATTGTAAAGCAAATTCCATAGTTTGTGTATCTCCACTCCAGGTACGCGTGACATTTATAGTCTAATAGTATTTCACCTATACGTTATAACAAAACATagtatatgttaaaataattatatctttacttatcaaaaaaaaaattatattctaacAAAGCCTCTAAAAAAGATGATAAACCACATGTAACTTAATAAACAAGgaaacaatatattatttaagaaatcCTCCTCCTATAAATTCATGGGCGTACACTCTAGTCAACACCTCACAAAGTCATAAACATAcaaaaacatttcttctcttttATTACCCAAAagcaacagaaaaaaaaaagaaccaactaaacaatttcaaattttttgaaagcaATGGACCAAGGACAAACACCACATAGCACAACCGGCCAAAGCCACTCACCTTCTTCCTCCGCTTCCGGTTCCACCTCAACCGAACCAGTTCGGTCACGATGGTCACCTAAACCAGAACAAATACTCATACTTGAGTCGATCTTTAACAGTGGTATGGTTAACCCTCCAAAAGAAGAGACGGTAAGGATACGAAAGATGCTGGAGAAATTCGGCAAGGTGGGAGATGCAAATGTCTTCTACTGGTTTCAAAACCGGCGGTCAAGATCTCGCCGAAGGCAGCGGCAACTCCAGGCTGCAGCTGCAGCAGCGACCACAACCACTAATACTTGTGACCAGACCATGATGGTGAGCAACAACTTGCCACAACATAGTGGAagtgatttggggtttggaggttGTAGCACTTCTAATTACTTATTTGGTGGGTCATTTCAAGTTCCTTCCTTCTTTCTTTGtatttctttcttctcctccttcCTGTTAAAGCTCCTCTtccactttttctttttcttcttcagctAGCTCTTCTTCTTATGGCGCTGGATGTGATAATCATAGCAATAATGGCATGGAGAATCTCTTAACAATGTCTGGTGAAATGGGTTACCATGAAGCTAATCAACATCATTATAACTATCATAGCTCAAATGTCGAATCAATTTTGTGCCCATCTGAACAAAGCTCCAATTATCACTACCAACAaggtaaacaaaaataaataatttgcatgcctctttttttttttgctttgtaaACTGAAGTGCTTTGTCCTCTAAACCCTCTTTCTTTCCCCAGAAAGTCTCTTAAAGTAACATTTTAAAATGGTAAAAGGTGTTTTAAACGTAGGAAAAAAACAATTCTTGGTGGGTTTCAACCAAATAACCGATTTTTTATGTGGTAATTTAATTGATAAGTAGCCTTTGTTAATTATATTTCCGATACTACCTAACATTTTGTACCTGAGAGCAAGTTCTATAGTCTGTTTTTTCTTATATACCTGAAGTTATTTTCTATCCTtctagagagaaaaaaaactctCTAGATCTCATAAATTTTACTATAAAAGCAATTTTTAAGGGAGGGTGGATCAAATTTCAGATGAGTTTCACCTAAAGAACTTGACTTCTTGGACTATTAGGTTAATTGTTCGTCCAATATTGCCTAATCTAGAGCTTGAAAGGTAATAAGCtgatgtttacatattattagatatattttgaaattcagGGTCTATAATGGTGTTTATAAACGGAGTTCCAACAGAAGTGACGAGCGGAGGTATTGATATGAAAGCAACGTTTGGAGaagatttggttttggtgaatTCCTCAGGTGTTCCTCTTCCTACTGATCAGTTTGGGTTTTTGATGCATAGCTTACAACATGGTGAAGCTTATTTCCTGGTAataattctctctctctctctctctctctctctctctctctctctctctctctctctctctctctctctctctctctctctctctctctctctctctctctctcttctagcTCTATTTCCTGGTAataattctctctctctctctctctcttctctctctctcctctcgtctctcctctctctctcttctctctctctctctctctctctctctctctctctctctctctctctctctctctctctctcctctcattctctctctcctctctctctctctctctctctctctcatcttctgATGATTGAAACTTTGATGTTGAAAATAGGAAATGAGATGGAACCCAATTGGGGTAAAGTCTTAAATTGTCTgctacaatatattttaatcatcataataaaataatatagattctTTCGTAAGAGAAACAAATGTAATGCTATTTGATGAGTGTCGGTTTGTACagtaaattatatgttttttatgtaACCGAAGATTTGTGATTTGACGAGGTTTTTCacatttgaataaaaaaatctacGAGTTTTTATTAATGAATCTTTTGTTCACATTTGAGTGAAAAGCATgagatgatatatttgcataccatGTATAAGAATTAGTTAGTACTTTTATAAACTGTGGTTTCAGTAATTACTAGTTTGAACaagtaattttattattatttttgtttcagcaGTTATAATGTCAAATGTTATGTTCActaattttagtaaataaaaaggaattgAAAGCCTAcagttaatatttaattatgtgtACAACTGTTTGTGAAATTAAATATCCTATATATTGTTAATTTTCATGTATTTGTCACTTGAAATGGATTGGTAGTGAGTTGAGTAACatatatctaataaatattgttgttttaagtctttttctaaatccaaattttattatttttccatttcatattaattatcgtttagagtttaaatttattttatttaagtgtattttatgttttcaatgtttttatttgataattttttcaATATTATTTGTGTTGTCTTAGTACATTAATTAAGATAATCAAATAACCTAATATATTAATAAGGGGCAatagtgattttttaatttaagtgaaaattttaaattaatatataaaatgaaacgAAAAGAGTATtaatttgttgttgttttttctaAAAGTACAATTACTTGTCTTGGGGTACATTTTAGTTAACAGCatagattttaattattttattgagTTCATTGGCAAACGAGACACTGGGAAATCtattctctctctcacacacacacactctctATCTTCTCATGGTCCTCTTAGAAATCTAAGTGTGAAAAGCCATTCGGCATTAGGgttcatctctctctttcttctcttgaaCTAATTCGAATTTCTTGGAATTCTAAAGAGATCTTACATCAATTAATCTGCttttatattttcctttttaaatgatcgtcttcttttttgttatttgttgtTTCGATTTGTTATCGACAGGTTCCAAGACCGACATGAACTGGCTTTACTCTTGTGTTATGTGGTGATTCAACAGATGCCTTGTTATTCTACCTTAGTCTATATGGCTGCGGTCCATccattttttttccctttttttatgAATCTATCGTGTAATAAAAGTTTCTTCTGTTGTCTCTTAGTTTTGCaatctaattaaataaataaacaaagtcAAAAGCTCTTCTAAAACGAAGAGATTTAGTTTTTGTATCAGTTTAGTGATTTAGATGTAAAATAAGTAATTCTTTTACAATAAATTTTGTGTCTAGGGATCATCAAGCTAGTTCGTGTGCAGAGAGTAATTAATTTTATTGGAACTAGAAAAAAATTCGAAGTCTATTAGTTGCGTTGAACACTTTCCAGTTAATACATTAAATTAATGTTCTACAAGATTGCATCTATTAAGTAGATCTTTAGCTTGAGTACCATTTGTTAAGTACGGTGTACTTGTTGTCGATATTTATACCCTTTGTGTGTGTTTATCAACAAGTCGAGCTATGTCATCAATGATGTCTTGATTAGTCCATCGCAGCTAGTTCACCTTATTTTATAGTTCACCTTATTTCAAAACTGATTCAAGCATCTCTACAGTGAACGATACCCATTATTGATATATCAAGCACCTCTCTAAACGATACATTTTACATCAAATCATACGCCATACTTTAACAAATACAAATAGAAACTAGTAATACGGATTACAATTTCTCAAAAAGCTGATAATACAAATTCTAAGCTATAATACAGTCTCGTATAAAATTATTGATTCTTATATCTTATATTAGTGCCgtctcaaattatattatattaaggatatttttaaaaaatagtaattatatatttaacaatgTAATGAActtattttagaatttaatatatttatccaTATATATTTGAGGATTCTCTtctaattataaactaaaatttaagaatacattaaaattttaaattttaaaccaaatttacatatttattttgaaattttttaatattttttttatttttaaacctGGACCATGTTCGACCGCTTCACTTGCACATACTATTAGACGGCTCTGCTTATATATGTCCTAAGTCTCGTTTCTATTATGAAACTATAATACTGTAAGCCACACGTTAAAACTATAATAACAAATTGTCTACAAAACAAGTAATTAATTAGCTcaaaatgcatatatatatcaacctacataaccatataaaataaaaagatacaaatcgAAAATTTTACAAACAAGATGGCTCACATATATCTAATGAACATTGGCTATGCAAAATGGGTATAAAATTAGCTTTGGTCATAAAGGAATTAATACAACGCTTGgtgatttaattttaaatggAATTCAGAAATTGCACTGTCCATACATTATAATTTGGTATACTTTTGTTTTGATtgaatagatataaagaaaaaaatggaagaGCATAACACAGCTGGGGTTCGTCAGAAAATCTATTCTTGTCGATTCCTGCTCTCTGGAACACAAACCTTAATTAACAACTCGAAGCAAGATATTAATAACCAATAGCGaagacaaatatttttttggtaaatccAAATTCTGCCCATTAGATCTGACCTTGTAAACATCAAGTGAAAGTTTACAAGTATTGAATATTCACTCAATAATTCTAAGGACAAAACCTATACATATTCGAGAATCAAAACTCTACATAGACAAACTgaaaaattttataaactaacaaaatattatatattgggTAGAAACCGGGACTTCTAGTTCTGGTGGTAAAAGACTCACGGTTGTGAGTTTTGCCATCTGGGTTCGAAATCCGGCCACTGGAAAATTTACATGCAGATTTTTCAACgtccgagaccgaagaccgttaacggtgagccacatggtgacgcTTTGACAGTATTCTTGCTCGCTTCGGTTTTTAGCCGAACCACCACAGTTGAGTCAGGACACtcggttataaaaaaaactccgtttcaaaatagatgatgttttagtaagtttttgatgtttcaaaatagatgatgttttcatatatcAATGCATTTTTtcact
It encodes the following:
- the LOC125609167 gene encoding WUSCHEL-related homeobox 11-like is translated as MDQGQTPHSTTGQSHSPSSSASGSTSTEPVRSRWSPKPEQILILESIFNSGMVNPPKEETVRIRKMLEKFGKVGDANVFYWFQNRRSRSRRRQRQLQAAAAAATTTTNTCDQTMMVSNNLPQHSGSDLGFGGCSTSNYLFASSSSYGAGCDNHSNNGMENLLTMSGEMGYHEANQHHYNYHSSNVESILCPSEQSSNYHYQQGSIMVFINGVPTEVTSGGIDMKATFGEDLVLVNSSGVPLPTDQFGFLMHSLQHGEAYFLVPRPT